CACAAGACCTGGCGCGCCGGAACTCGCACCCAGCGCACGTCGCTGGTGGGGGTGGGCTGGACCTTGTGCCCGGCCTGCGCCCAGGTCGAGGATCAGGAGTATTTCGGCCGGCTGCGAATCACGAAGCCGCTCGGCCCGGCGCGCGAAGTGGAGGTTCGCCGGCGCGTCTGGAACGTGGAGAAACGGGCGCGCTACACGCAGCCCGAACGCCGAACGGTGCGCATCGATCGCGTGGACTCCGGTTACGAGATCCTCACGACTTCGCAGAAGCTCGCGCACCGGATCGCGCGCGAGCTCGAGAAGGCATTCGGAGGAAAGACGCGATTTGTCTGGACGGATCGAGAGGGCATGCTGGACGCGACCTGGGATCCTCCGGCC
This genomic stretch from Candidatus Sulfotelmatobacter sp. harbors:
- a CDS encoding NMD3-related protein, giving the protein MNRGPRGSRPPGYVTHAAPRGARTDRSPAVADRVRATREPMVCERCGAVYKHKTWRAGTRTQRTSLVGVGWTLCPACAQVEDQEYFGRLRITKPLGPAREVEVRRRVWNVEKRARYTQPERRTVRIDRVDSGYEILTTSQKLAHRIARELEKAFGGKTRFVWTDREGMLDATWDPPAERVAPAGEPTRRPRIKQRTLQR